In Bacillus sp. SB49, a single window of DNA contains:
- a CDS encoding class I SAM-dependent methyltransferase — protein sequence MQGKNIKLVIGAGEHNNNPGWIHTQKDEVNLLDEATWEANFKINSIEAILAEHVWEHLTFEEGIRAAEICIKYLREGGYVRCAVPDGYFPDEKYQQIVQVGGPGPADHPAASHKIVHNYNSISNMFKNVGFEVKLLEYCDEEGQFHANSWSGKDGVIFRSKQFDPRNQGEELAFPSLIIDAVKP from the coding sequence ATGCAGGGGAAAAATATTAAGCTTGTGATTGGTGCAGGAGAACATAACAATAATCCGGGTTGGATTCATACCCAGAAAGACGAAGTGAATTTACTAGATGAAGCTACCTGGGAAGCTAACTTTAAGATAAATTCAATTGAAGCCATTTTAGCAGAACACGTCTGGGAACATCTGACCTTTGAAGAGGGGATACGAGCTGCTGAGATATGTATTAAATATTTAAGAGAAGGTGGGTACGTCCGTTGTGCGGTTCCCGATGGATATTTTCCTGATGAAAAGTATCAACAAATCGTACAAGTTGGAGGTCCAGGACCAGCCGATCATCCCGCAGCGAGTCATAAAATAGTACATAATTATAATTCAATATCCAACATGTTCAAGAATGTAGGATTTGAAGTGAAATTACTTGAATATTGTGATGAAGAAGGGCAATTTCATGCGAACTCATGGAGTGGAAAAGATGGAGTTATCTTTCGCTCTAAACAATTTGATCCTAGAAACCAAGGGGAAGAATTAGCATTTCCATCGCTTATTATTGATGCCGTAAAGCCTTAA